Proteins encoded by one window of Superficieibacter sp. HKU1:
- a CDS encoding PhnD/SsuA/transferrin family substrate-binding protein produces MQQTISLPMYRPQSHETRALLQAIQLLLAERNIVARLAFPAADLLAHWRGSDVLLSQTCGFPLMTALPDVQVVGGFHYSAPGCEGVNYRSALVVRLEDQNKTLADFFGRRAACNAVDSQSGFNALRKMVTPLAQEGAFFSQVVISGSHRQSLVEIVNQRADLAAIDCVTLALLRRDEPQRMRELAVIGYTPSTPGLPLITAAQTPRETVQGLREVLHTLVTSARYAERCASTLISGFSTLPREAYRVLLS; encoded by the coding sequence ATGCAGCAAACGATTTCACTGCCAATGTACAGACCGCAAAGCCACGAGACACGCGCCTTGCTCCAGGCCATTCAGCTACTGTTAGCGGAAAGAAATATTGTCGCCAGGCTGGCTTTTCCGGCAGCTGATTTGCTTGCCCACTGGCGTGGCAGCGATGTGCTGTTAAGCCAGACCTGTGGATTTCCGTTGATGACCGCGCTGCCGGACGTGCAGGTGGTGGGCGGGTTTCACTATTCCGCGCCGGGGTGCGAAGGCGTTAATTATCGTAGTGCGCTGGTGGTTCGTCTCGAAGACCAGAATAAGACGCTGGCGGATTTCTTCGGCAGGCGCGCGGCCTGTAATGCCGTTGATTCGCAGTCCGGTTTTAACGCATTGAGGAAAATGGTCACGCCGCTGGCACAGGAGGGCGCTTTTTTCTCACAGGTCGTGATAAGCGGCAGCCACCGTCAGTCGCTGGTGGAGATCGTCAACCAGCGTGCGGATCTCGCCGCTATCGACTGCGTGACGCTGGCACTGTTACGGCGCGATGAACCGCAACGAATGCGTGAACTGGCGGTGATTGGCTATACGCCTTCAACGCCGGGACTGCCGCTGATTACTGCGGCACAGACGCCACGCGAAACCGTGCAGGGCTTACGCGAGGTCCTGCATACTCTGGTCACCTCTGCCCGCTACGCTGAACGCTGTGCCTCGACGTTGATTAGCGGATTCAGTACACTGCCGCGTGAGGCGTACAGGGTATTACTGAGCTAA
- a CDS encoding helix-turn-helix domain-containing protein has protein sequence MKKILIIVPDGGMLFEAAGIADILMQANRLHQGECARSRYSITLATPQPHQVIHGQSGLNLLADHRLPDIDPREPLDTIIITGRGLNAQEGTAVVDWLNLAAPHARRVASICGGAMLLAQSGLLDGRRATTHWRLLETMQKTYPAVNVEGGPLYIQDGPIWTSGGVSSGFDLTLALIEEDYGFTLARDVAQDLVMYLRRPGGQLQFSRFNLKQASTSGPISALQGWILQHLAADLCVERLAEQVSMSPRNFTRVFTRETGVSPARYVAEARLAAARQQLEQTMESLDRIAEQTGFGSSINLRRIFEKQLHLTPGDYRQRFHCRKMA, from the coding sequence ATGAAGAAAATACTGATTATTGTCCCCGATGGCGGGATGCTGTTCGAAGCCGCCGGTATTGCGGATATCCTGATGCAGGCCAACCGTCTGCATCAGGGTGAGTGTGCTCGCTCGCGCTACAGCATCACCCTTGCCACTCCCCAGCCGCATCAGGTGATCCACGGTCAATCCGGACTAAATCTGCTGGCCGATCACCGCCTGCCGGATATTGATCCGCGAGAGCCCCTCGACACCATCATCATCACCGGGCGCGGTTTAAATGCTCAGGAAGGCACAGCGGTCGTCGACTGGCTCAACCTCGCCGCTCCCCACGCCCGGCGCGTGGCGTCTATCTGCGGCGGCGCGATGCTGCTGGCACAAAGCGGCCTGCTGGATGGACGGCGTGCGACGACGCACTGGCGGCTGCTGGAAACGATGCAGAAGACCTACCCTGCGGTGAACGTTGAAGGCGGGCCGCTCTACATTCAGGACGGTCCGATCTGGACCTCTGGCGGCGTCAGTTCCGGCTTTGATTTAACCCTCGCCCTGATAGAAGAAGATTATGGGTTTACCCTCGCGCGCGACGTGGCGCAGGATTTAGTGATGTACCTGCGCCGTCCCGGTGGTCAGCTCCAGTTCAGCCGCTTTAATCTCAAACAGGCCAGTACCTCAGGCCCGATTAGCGCCTTGCAGGGCTGGATTTTACAGCACCTCGCGGCGGATCTGTGCGTCGAAAGGCTGGCGGAGCAGGTATCGATGAGCCCGCGAAATTTTACCCGCGTCTTCACCAGGGAAACCGGTGTCTCACCTGCTCGTTACGTGGCGGAAGCGCGTCTGGCCGCGGCCCGGCAACAGCTTGAGCAAACCATGGAATCGCTGGATCGCATCGCCGAACAAACCGGTTTTGGCAGCAGTATTAACCTGCGCCGGATTTTCGAAAAGCAGCTTCACCTGACGCCCGGCGACTACCGCCAGCGCTTCCACTGCCGTAAAATGGCGTAA
- the gap gene encoding type I glyceraldehyde-3-phosphate dehydrogenase, with amino-acid sequence MVKVGINGFGRIGRNVLRAALGNPDIQIAAINDLTDSKTLAHLLKYDSLLGTLPVPVEAADDALLVDGQRIRVFSERDPANIPWRDVNVDIVIEATGFFTGRKQAAVHIHRGGAKRVIISAPGKEDDLTIVMGVNHQHYDPAKHSVVSNGSCTTNGLAPAALVLHQHFGIEHGLMNTTHAYTNSQVLHDQPEKDLRGARAAALSIVPYSSGAAKALGKVIPELDGRLTGYSLRVPVPVVSIVDLTVTLKRDVTAEEVNAAFREAAASGPLQGILGYSDEPLVSSDYQGDPRSSIIDGLSTLAIGGNMVKILAWYDNEWGFSNRLVDLALFMARKEQ; translated from the coding sequence ATGGTTAAGGTCGGTATTAACGGTTTCGGCAGGATCGGACGCAACGTCTTACGCGCAGCGTTGGGCAACCCGGATATTCAGATCGCGGCAATCAACGATCTGACGGACAGTAAGACGCTGGCGCATTTGCTGAAATACGATTCGCTGCTCGGTACGCTCCCTGTCCCGGTTGAAGCGGCTGATGATGCGCTGCTTGTCGACGGCCAGCGGATCCGCGTTTTCAGCGAACGCGATCCGGCCAACATCCCGTGGCGCGACGTGAATGTGGATATTGTTATCGAGGCGACCGGCTTCTTTACCGGGCGTAAGCAGGCCGCCGTGCATATTCACCGCGGTGGCGCAAAACGGGTGATCATTTCTGCGCCGGGCAAAGAGGATGACTTAACGATCGTGATGGGCGTTAATCATCAACACTACGATCCGGCGAAACATTCCGTGGTCAGCAACGGGAGCTGCACCACCAACGGGCTGGCTCCGGCGGCGCTGGTACTTCATCAACATTTTGGTATTGAACATGGGCTGATGAACACCACTCACGCCTATACCAATAGCCAGGTACTGCACGATCAGCCGGAGAAAGATCTGCGCGGCGCGCGTGCGGCAGCGCTGTCCATCGTGCCCTATTCCAGCGGTGCCGCTAAAGCGCTGGGGAAAGTGATCCCGGAACTGGATGGCCGACTGACGGGCTATTCACTGCGCGTTCCGGTGCCGGTGGTGTCGATTGTCGATCTGACCGTCACGCTTAAACGTGATGTCACGGCGGAAGAAGTTAACGCTGCGTTTCGTGAGGCGGCGGCATCCGGTCCATTACAGGGTATTCTCGGCTATAGCGATGAACCGCTGGTCTCCAGCGATTATCAGGGCGATCCCCGGTCATCGATTATTGACGGGCTTTCCACGCTGGCGATCGGCGGTAACATGGTGAAAATCCTCGCCTGGTACGATAATGAATGGGGATTCTCTAATCGACTGGTTGATCTGGCGCTGTTTATGGCCCGGAAAGAGCAGTAA
- a CDS encoding cation:proton antiporter: MGYLGWTAATGVLLLLMSLSYGWISRFAVPVFGLYLLVGIACGPWGLGILRIDIVEHASLTSRITEIAMAASLFITGLKIRLPLRFSFWKTGIMLALPGMLLTIGGIMVVSHFLTGISWPLSLALAAILAPTDPVLASLVAINDAQDGDRLRISLSSEAGLNDGTALPFLILALLWNNAGSALSGEELLKWFSVDLVWALVGGLAIGFLLGRFIGMMATRSRHAQGEVAPSDFVALALICLSFALAQWVSASGFLAAFAAGVGLRSTEISVQKRHADQKEDEDDLPAEMLVNPHTRHGLNVQNPIKSVGLIIGDALSFGDTVERLFAAALIIILGITLAQHWSSAALPLAFIIFFLIRPLAVLLVTLRSKNAWLHRLSLGWLGIRGIGSLNYIAFAYMHEFKGDGASLVTDTAITIVTISVLVHGITVTPLLTLRRKKEQR; this comes from the coding sequence ATGGGGTATCTGGGGTGGACAGCGGCGACGGGCGTCTTATTACTCTTAATGTCGTTGTCCTATGGCTGGATCAGCCGTTTTGCGGTTCCGGTCTTTGGCTTGTATTTACTGGTGGGTATTGCCTGCGGTCCGTGGGGGCTGGGAATACTACGCATTGATATTGTTGAACACGCGTCGTTAACCAGCCGGATCACGGAAATTGCGATGGCGGCGTCGTTATTTATTACCGGGCTGAAAATCCGCCTGCCGCTGAGGTTCTCCTTCTGGAAAACCGGCATTATGCTGGCATTGCCGGGGATGCTACTCACTATTGGCGGCATTATGGTGGTCTCGCACTTTCTGACCGGCATTTCATGGCCGCTGTCGCTGGCGCTTGCCGCGATCCTCGCGCCTACCGATCCGGTACTGGCGAGCCTGGTGGCGATTAACGATGCCCAGGACGGCGACCGGCTGCGGATTTCGTTATCCAGCGAGGCGGGACTGAATGACGGTACGGCCCTGCCCTTTTTAATCCTCGCCCTGCTGTGGAATAACGCCGGGTCGGCGCTAAGCGGTGAGGAATTGCTGAAATGGTTTAGCGTCGATCTGGTATGGGCGCTGGTCGGCGGTTTAGCGATTGGGTTTCTTCTCGGACGCTTCATCGGCATGATGGCAACCCGTTCACGCCATGCGCAGGGCGAGGTTGCGCCGAGTGATTTTGTCGCACTGGCGTTAATCTGTCTGAGTTTTGCGCTGGCGCAGTGGGTCAGCGCGTCCGGTTTTCTGGCCGCCTTTGCCGCTGGTGTCGGGCTGCGCAGCACCGAAATCAGCGTACAAAAAAGACATGCCGATCAGAAGGAAGACGAGGATGATTTACCAGCTGAAATGCTGGTGAATCCGCATACCCGCCACGGTCTTAACGTGCAGAATCCGATCAAATCGGTAGGGCTTATCATCGGCGATGCCCTCTCTTTCGGCGATACCGTAGAACGCCTGTTTGCTGCGGCGCTCATCATCATTCTTGGCATCACCCTGGCGCAGCACTGGAGCAGCGCCGCGTTACCGCTGGCGTTTATTATTTTCTTCCTCATCCGCCCACTGGCCGTGTTGCTGGTGACCCTGCGCTCAAAAAACGCGTGGCTGCACCGACTTAGCCTCGGCTGGCTGGGGATCCGCGGTATTGGCAGCCTGAACTATATCGCCTTCGCGTATATGCACGAATTTAAGGGGGATGGCGCGAGCCTGGTGACGGATACCGCCATCACCATTGTGACCATCAGCGTGCTGGTGCATGGCATTACGGTGACGCCGCTGCTCACCTTACGGCGCAAAAAAGAACAGCGCTAA
- the paoA gene encoding aldehyde dehydrogenase iron-sulfur subunit PaoA — protein MCKQSSSATGCLSPVETAHLKFTVNGEKYELDLDTRTTLLDALREHLHLTGSKKGCDHGQCGACTTIVNGRRINACLTLAVMHQDADITTIEGLGTPDDLHPMQAAFVKHDGFQCGYCTSGQICSSVAMLKEIEAGIPSHVTDDLLAPSGLTADEVRERMSGNICRCGAYSNILAAISDVAGGEPK, from the coding sequence ATGTGTAAGCAATCGTCCAGCGCCACTGGCTGTCTGTCGCCAGTAGAAACGGCGCATCTGAAATTCACCGTCAATGGTGAAAAATACGAACTGGATCTTGATACCCGTACCACCCTGCTCGACGCCCTGCGTGAACATCTCCATCTGACCGGCAGCAAAAAAGGCTGCGATCACGGTCAGTGCGGTGCCTGCACTACGATCGTTAACGGACGGCGGATCAACGCCTGCCTGACGCTTGCGGTAATGCATCAGGATGCCGACATCACCACCATTGAAGGTCTCGGCACGCCGGACGATTTACACCCAATGCAGGCGGCATTTGTTAAACACGATGGTTTCCAGTGCGGCTATTGCACCTCGGGACAAATCTGTTCATCGGTAGCGATGCTAAAAGAGATTGAAGCAGGCATCCCGAGCCACGTCACAGACGATCTGCTGGCCCCTTCCGGCCTGACAGCTGACGAGGTTCGCGAACGGATGAGCGGTAATATCTGCCGCTGCGGCGCGTACAGCAACATTCTGGCCGCCATTAGCGATGTTGCCGGGGGTGAACCAAAATGA
- a CDS encoding xanthine dehydrogenase family protein subunit M — protein MKSFTYERATTLTQAAASAAQHAGARFIAGGTNLLDLMKLEIETPGHLIDVNGLPLDQIESMPEGGLRIGALVRNTDLAADLRIRRDYAVLTRALLAGASGQLRNQATTAGNLLQRTRCPYFYDPNQPCNKREPGSGCPALKGYSRQLAVVGASSHCIATHPSDMAVAMRVLDAVVETVQPDGTRRSLPLDAFYRAPGDTPHIETNLAPGELIVAVTLPPPVGGTHIYRKVRDRASYAFALVSVAVIIHSDGSGRVALGGVAHQPWRMPDAEAELAHGAKAVCQRLFADARPTDDNQFKLTLAERTLASVLAEARE, from the coding sequence ATGAAATCGTTCACCTATGAGCGCGCCACTACGCTGACCCAGGCGGCAGCCAGCGCAGCACAGCATGCCGGCGCACGGTTTATCGCCGGGGGGACCAACCTGCTGGATTTAATGAAGCTGGAAATCGAAACGCCGGGGCATTTGATCGACGTTAACGGTCTGCCGCTGGACCAGATTGAATCGATGCCAGAGGGCGGCCTGCGGATCGGCGCGCTGGTGCGCAATACCGATCTGGCTGCCGACCTGCGCATCCGGCGTGATTATGCGGTATTAACCCGCGCCCTGCTGGCAGGTGCCTCCGGCCAGTTGCGCAACCAGGCGACCACGGCGGGCAATCTGCTCCAGCGTACCCGCTGCCCCTATTTCTACGATCCCAATCAGCCCTGTAATAAACGTGAGCCGGGCAGCGGCTGCCCGGCGCTTAAGGGCTATAGCCGCCAGTTAGCGGTGGTTGGCGCAAGCAGCCATTGTATCGCCACCCATCCCAGCGATATGGCGGTGGCGATGCGGGTCCTTGATGCGGTTGTTGAAACCGTCCAGCCTGATGGCACCCGGCGCAGCTTGCCTCTGGATGCGTTTTACCGCGCGCCGGGTGACACGCCGCATATTGAAACCAATCTGGCTCCCGGCGAACTGATCGTCGCCGTTACCCTGCCGCCCCCGGTGGGCGGCACGCATATTTATCGTAAAGTGCGTGACCGGGCATCCTATGCGTTTGCCCTGGTTTCGGTGGCGGTCATCATCCATTCCGATGGCAGCGGTCGCGTCGCCCTGGGCGGCGTGGCGCATCAACCCTGGCGCATGCCGGACGCGGAGGCAGAACTTGCCCACGGGGCGAAAGCGGTCTGTCAGCGGCTGTTCGCCGACGCCCGTCCCACGGATGACAATCAATTCAAACTGACGCTGGCAGAGCGCACGCTCGCCTCGGTCCTGGCAGAAGCGAGGGAATAA
- the paoC gene encoding aldehyde oxidoreductase molybdenum-binding subunit PaoC — MKFDKPASENPIDRQNVVGQPRDRIDGPLKTTGSAHYAYEWHSEVDNVAYGYVVGSAIAKGRVNAINTDAASRAPGVLTVVTAENAGPLGKGEMNTATLLGGPEIEHYHQALALVVAETFEQARAAASLVEVHYQPQEGNFDLAKARPEVNTPPEDTPDSITGDFSTAFAAAEVKLDATYTTPDQSHFAMEPHASMAAWDGDKVTVWTSNQMIAWCRKELAATLKIEPEQVRIYSPYIGGGFGSKLFLRSDALLAALGARALQRPVKVMLQRPLIANNTTHRPATIQQIRIGTDKVGRIAAISHLSWSGNLPGGTPENAVQQTNLLYAGNHRQTGLRLAELDLPEGNAMRAPGEAAGLLALEIAIDEIAEKVGIDPVQFRILNDTQVDPTQPERFFSQRQLNICLREGAKRFGWQDRVARPGQVRDGRWLVGMGVAAAIRNNMVDKSGARVHLDPDGTLTVETDMTDIGTGSYTIIGQTAAEMLGIPLEKVMVKLGDSDFPVSAGSGGQWGANTSTAGVYAACVKLREQVAQRLGLKSDGLDFCDGEVLAGPRRFALTEAVKDGRLTAEDTMEYGNLDKEFQQSTFAGHFVEVGVDMFTAEVRIRRMLAVCAAGRILNPKTARSQVIGAMTMGAGAALMEELVVDPRLGYFVNHDLASYEVPVHADITEQEVIFLDETDPISSPMKAKGVGELGLCGVGAAIANAIYNATGVRVREYPITLDKLLAEMPEPALKG, encoded by the coding sequence ATGAAATTCGACAAACCCGCGAGCGAAAATCCCATCGACCGTCAGAACGTGGTCGGCCAGCCGCGCGATCGTATCGACGGGCCGCTCAAAACCACCGGCAGCGCGCATTATGCTTATGAATGGCATAGTGAAGTCGACAATGTGGCCTATGGCTATGTGGTCGGCTCCGCCATCGCCAAAGGACGCGTTAACGCCATCAATACCGACGCCGCAAGTCGTGCTCCCGGCGTGCTGACGGTGGTCACCGCAGAAAATGCCGGGCCTCTCGGCAAAGGCGAGATGAATACCGCCACTCTGCTCGGCGGCCCGGAGATAGAGCATTATCATCAGGCGCTGGCGCTGGTGGTGGCGGAAACATTTGAACAGGCGCGCGCGGCGGCGAGTCTGGTGGAGGTGCACTACCAGCCGCAGGAGGGCAACTTCGATTTAGCAAAGGCCCGACCGGAGGTTAACACCCCGCCAGAAGATACCCCTGACAGCATCACCGGCGACTTTTCCACCGCGTTTGCCGCCGCAGAAGTCAAACTTGATGCGACCTATACCACCCCGGATCAGTCGCATTTTGCGATGGAGCCGCACGCGTCGATGGCCGCATGGGACGGCGATAAAGTAACCGTCTGGACATCAAACCAGATGATCGCCTGGTGTCGCAAAGAGCTGGCAGCGACACTGAAGATAGAGCCTGAACAGGTGCGGATCTATTCGCCTTATATCGGCGGCGGCTTCGGCAGTAAATTGTTCCTGCGCAGCGATGCCCTGCTGGCGGCGCTGGGTGCGCGGGCGCTGCAACGACCGGTGAAGGTGATGTTACAGCGCCCGCTGATCGCCAATAACACCACCCATCGGCCCGCGACTATTCAGCAGATCCGTATTGGCACCGATAAGGTCGGACGTATTGCTGCAATTTCCCATCTGAGCTGGTCCGGCAATCTTCCGGGCGGCACGCCGGAGAACGCGGTGCAGCAAACCAATCTGCTGTATGCGGGTAACCATCGTCAGACGGGGTTGCGGCTTGCCGAACTCGATCTGCCGGAAGGCAATGCCATGCGCGCGCCCGGCGAGGCGGCGGGCCTGTTGGCGCTGGAAATCGCCATTGATGAGATAGCGGAGAAAGTCGGCATCGATCCGGTGCAATTTCGCATTCTCAATGATACCCAGGTCGATCCCACCCAGCCTGAGCGCTTTTTTTCTCAACGTCAGTTGAATATCTGCCTGCGCGAAGGGGCGAAACGCTTTGGCTGGCAGGATCGTGTTGCCCGCCCCGGGCAGGTCCGCGACGGGCGCTGGCTGGTGGGGATGGGCGTTGCCGCTGCCATTCGTAATAACATGGTGGATAAATCCGGTGCGCGTGTCCATCTGGACCCGGACGGAACATTAACGGTCGAAACCGACATGACCGATATCGGCACCGGCAGCTATACCATCATCGGCCAGACGGCGGCGGAGATGCTCGGCATCCCGCTGGAAAAGGTGATGGTGAAACTCGGCGATTCCGACTTCCCGGTATCAGCCGGCTCCGGCGGCCAGTGGGGAGCAAATACCTCCACCGCTGGGGTGTATGCCGCCTGCGTCAAACTGCGTGAGCAGGTCGCACAGCGGCTCGGCCTGAAAAGTGACGGCCTCGATTTTTGTGACGGCGAGGTCCTGGCAGGCCCACGGCGATTTGCCCTTACCGAGGCGGTAAAAGACGGGCGGCTTACGGCAGAAGACACCATGGAATACGGTAATCTGGATAAAGAGTTTCAGCAGTCCACGTTTGCCGGGCATTTTGTGGAGGTCGGCGTGGATATGTTTACCGCCGAGGTGCGCATTCGCCGCATGCTGGCGGTCTGTGCCGCGGGACGGATCCTGAATCCTAAAACCGCCCGCAGTCAGGTGATCGGCGCGATGACCATGGGTGCAGGTGCTGCGCTGATGGAGGAACTGGTGGTGGATCCACGCCTGGGCTACTTCGTCAATCACGACTTAGCGAGCTATGAAGTGCCGGTGCATGCCGATATCACCGAACAGGAGGTGATTTTCCTTGATGAAACGGACCCGATTTCGTCGCCGATGAAGGCTAAAGGCGTCGGAGAACTGGGCCTTTGCGGCGTCGGTGCGGCCATTGCCAACGCCATCTATAATGCGACTGGCGTCCGGGTGCGGGAATACCCGATTACCCTCGACAAACTGCTGGCAGAGATGCCAGAACCGGCGCTGAAAGGATGA
- a CDS encoding XdhC family protein, which produces MLQHVTAQHSQSIPRAAFQTDDPLVILRFAADALHAGMASALVTLTDIRGGSARPRGAQMAVREDGQYCGVVSGGCVEAAAAYEALEAIHSGRDRDIVYGQGSPYMDIVLPCGGSITLHVRLIRSAQPLLAVLTALEQRQTAGLRWHPDAPGFSAVSHSLKTGRDKQAFQVGYRPRPRIMLVGRSAAADITARIAEAAGYEVHSCSGVHPASGSVDDDTAVVLLYHDLHQELPFLEAALNAAPFYIGALGSERTHQRRSESLIQRGYSPQAIARINAPIGLFPKARDAGSLALSVLADVAAARTAMLEDR; this is translated from the coding sequence ATGTTGCAGCACGTCACCGCTCAGCACAGCCAGAGCATACCGCGAGCGGCGTTTCAGACCGACGACCCGCTGGTTATTCTGCGCTTCGCGGCCGACGCCCTGCACGCAGGTATGGCGTCGGCGCTGGTGACTCTCACCGACATTCGCGGCGGATCGGCGCGTCCGCGCGGCGCGCAGATGGCGGTGCGGGAAGACGGACAGTATTGCGGCGTGGTGTCCGGCGGATGCGTTGAAGCCGCCGCGGCGTACGAAGCGCTTGAGGCGATTCATAGCGGTCGCGATCGCGATATTGTCTACGGCCAGGGTTCACCGTATATGGATATCGTCCTGCCCTGCGGCGGCAGTATCACTCTGCATGTCCGCCTGATACGCTCGGCGCAGCCGCTGCTGGCGGTGCTCACCGCGCTGGAACAGCGTCAGACAGCAGGCTTGCGCTGGCATCCCGATGCGCCGGGCTTCAGCGCCGTCAGCCATTCACTCAAAACCGGACGCGATAAGCAGGCTTTTCAGGTGGGCTATCGCCCTCGCCCGCGCATTATGCTGGTCGGTCGCTCAGCGGCGGCTGACATCACCGCGAGGATTGCTGAAGCCGCCGGGTATGAGGTGCATTCCTGCAGCGGCGTGCATCCCGCCAGCGGGAGCGTTGATGACGACACCGCCGTGGTGCTGCTCTACCACGATCTGCATCAGGAATTACCGTTTCTTGAGGCGGCCCTGAACGCCGCGCCGTTTTATATTGGCGCCCTGGGCAGTGAACGCACTCATCAGCGGCGCAGCGAAAGCCTTATCCAGCGCGGCTACTCTCCGCAGGCCATCGCGCGTATCAACGCGCCCATCGGCCTGTTCCCGAAAGCCCGCGATGCCGGTTCGCTGGCGCTGTCGGTGCTGGCCGATGTGGCGGCGGCGCGAACGGCCATGCTGGAAGATCGTTGA
- a CDS encoding NTP transferase domain-containing protein, producing MPVVIILAAGQGERFYASGGTRHKLDALLEGQSVLQHVIAAVNASGLDWHLVRPAGGTAGMGASIAMGVRATADAGGWLILPGDLPLICPQTLLQVADALKTHSIVVPHFHQRHGHPVAFGHEHLPALTSLCGDAGAAAIVHTARAEGRVQDLALNDAGIIDDVDTLSDLARARRHFLARQKRALAEDKP from the coding sequence ATGCCGGTAGTCATTATTCTGGCAGCCGGTCAGGGCGAACGCTTTTATGCGTCGGGTGGAACGCGCCACAAGCTCGACGCGCTGCTGGAAGGGCAATCGGTCCTGCAACATGTTATTGCGGCGGTGAACGCCTCCGGTCTGGACTGGCATCTGGTCCGCCCCGCGGGCGGCACGGCGGGGATGGGCGCATCCATCGCCATGGGCGTCCGGGCGACCGCCGATGCCGGAGGCTGGCTGATCCTGCCAGGCGATCTGCCGCTTATCTGCCCGCAGACCCTGCTACAGGTCGCCGATGCCCTCAAGACGCATTCCATCGTAGTTCCCCATTTTCATCAACGTCACGGACACCCGGTGGCCTTCGGACACGAACATCTGCCAGCGCTGACCTCGCTGTGCGGGGATGCCGGCGCGGCGGCCATTGTTCATACCGCCAGAGCGGAAGGACGCGTACAGGATTTAGCGCTTAACGACGCTGGCATTATTGATGACGTTGATACCCTTTCCGATCTCGCCAGGGCGCGCCGACATTTCCTTGCACGGCAAAAACGCGCCCTTGCAGAAGATAAACCTTAA